The following DNA comes from Cellulomonas soli.
TTCGGTGCCCTCGCGTTCGGCATCGGCACCTCCGAGGTCGAGCACGTGCTCGCCACCCAGACGCTGCCGCTCGCGCCGTTCAAGACCATGGCGATCACCGTCAACGGCCAGCTGCCCCCCGGCGCCACCAGCAAGGACATCATCCTCGCGGTCATCGCCAAGATCGGCACCGGCGGCGGTCAGGGCTACGTGCTCGAGTACCGCGGCGAGGCCATCGCGTCGCTGACCATGGAAGCGCGCATGACGGTCTGCAACATGTCGATCGAGGCCGGTGCCCGCGCCGGCATGATCGCGCCCGACCAGACCACGTTCGACTACCTCCAGGGCCGCCCGCACGCCCCCGAGGGCGCCGACTGGGACGAGGCCGTCGCCTACTGGTCGACGCTGCGCTCGGACGACGACGCGGTGTTCGACGAGGAGGTCGTGCTCGAGGCCGCCGACCTGGAGCCCTTCGTCACCTGGGGCACCAACCCCGGCCAGGGCCTGCCCCTGTCGGCCACCGTGCCGGTGCCCGAGCAGATCGCCGACGCCAACGAGCGCGTGGCCGCCGAGCGCGCCATCGAGTACATGGGCCTGACGCCCGGCCGCCCGCTGCGCGAGATCGCGGTCGACACGGTCTTCATCGGCTCGTGCACCAACGGTCGTATCGAGGACCTGCGCTCGGTCGCCAAGGTCGTCCAGGGCCGGACCAAGGCCGAGTCGGTGCGCGTGCTGGTCGTACCTGCGTCCGCCCGCGTGCGGCTGCAGGCCGAAGCGGAGGGGCTCGACAAGATCTTCCTCGACTTCGGTGCCGAGTGGCGCAACGCCGGCTG
Coding sequences within:
- the leuC gene encoding 3-isopropylmalate dehydratase large subunit, which encodes MAGTLAEKVWDAHVVRRGTDGAPDLLYIDLHLVHEVTSPQAFEGLRLAGRPVRRPDLTIATEDHNTPTLDIDRPIADLTSRTQIDTLRSNAAEFGVRIHSLGDADQGIVHQVGPQLGLTQPGLTVVCGDSHTSTHGAFGALAFGIGTSEVEHVLATQTLPLAPFKTMAITVNGQLPPGATSKDIILAVIAKIGTGGGQGYVLEYRGEAIASLTMEARMTVCNMSIEAGARAGMIAPDQTTFDYLQGRPHAPEGADWDEAVAYWSTLRSDDDAVFDEEVVLEAADLEPFVTWGTNPGQGLPLSATVPVPEQIADANERVAAERAIEYMGLTPGRPLREIAVDTVFIGSCTNGRIEDLRSVAKVVQGRTKAESVRVLVVPASARVRLQAEAEGLDKIFLDFGAEWRNAGCSMCLGMNPDQLTPGERSASTSNRNFEGRQGKGGRTHLVSPLVAAATAIRGTLSSLADLDLGADVDLTTFDGTPLAPLDPDLLVQA